In Hallerella succinigenes, the following are encoded in one genomic region:
- a CDS encoding NAD(P)/FAD-dependent oxidoreductase, with translation MQNNFDVLIVGKGPAGISAALYALRSGLSVLIVAKDTGALARAHAIANYYGFEEPITGAELERRGEAQATALGAEIFTGEVLDLMFADQFHARVKGADGEREFLAKSVVVAAGSVRAKAPVSGLDAFEGKGVSYCAVCDGFFYRKKNVVVLGSGAYALSEAKELLPLAAQVSICTLGEEPKVEIPAEYAVEKEKIVAVEGDDHVQKIRFASGKEIPVDGIFVALGTASAADLARKTGAAVQSNKLVVDEKLMTTVPGLFAAGDCLGGILQVAVAVGEGAKAGLAVVEYLRQLRTKEGAAK, from the coding sequence ATGCAGAATAACTTTGACGTGTTGATCGTTGGAAAAGGCCCTGCGGGAATCTCGGCGGCCCTGTACGCTTTGCGTTCTGGGCTATCGGTGTTGATCGTCGCAAAGGATACGGGTGCACTTGCCCGTGCGCATGCGATTGCGAACTATTACGGTTTTGAAGAACCGATTACGGGTGCAGAACTCGAACGCCGTGGGGAAGCCCAGGCCACGGCCCTTGGCGCCGAAATCTTTACGGGTGAAGTTTTGGATTTGATGTTTGCTGACCAGTTCCATGCGCGCGTGAAAGGCGCCGATGGCGAAAGGGAATTTTTGGCGAAGTCCGTTGTGGTCGCCGCTGGATCTGTGCGTGCGAAGGCGCCTGTTTCGGGCCTTGACGCTTTTGAAGGCAAGGGCGTGAGCTATTGCGCTGTCTGCGATGGATTCTTTTACCGCAAAAAGAACGTGGTGGTTTTAGGAAGCGGCGCTTATGCCCTTTCTGAAGCCAAGGAACTTTTGCCGCTTGCCGCCCAGGTTTCCATTTGTACGCTGGGCGAAGAGCCCAAGGTGGAAATTCCTGCGGAATATGCCGTGGAAAAAGAAAAGATCGTCGCCGTCGAAGGCGACGACCATGTGCAGAAAATCCGTTTTGCAAGCGGCAAGGAAATTCCGGTGGACGGAATTTTTGTGGCCCTGGGAACGGCTAGCGCTGCGGATCTCGCCCGCAAGACCGGTGCGGCCGTGCAGTCAAATAAGCTGGTTGTCGATGAAAAATTGATGACGACGGTTCCCGGCCTTTTTGCTGCGGGAGACTGCCTCGGTGGAATTCTGCAAGTGGCGGTCGCTGTGGGCGAAGGTGCCAAGGCGGGCCTTGCCGTTGTTGAATATTTGCGTCAGTTGCGCACAAAGGAAGGAGCCGCAAAATGA